In one Sporomusa sphaeroides DSM 2875 genomic region, the following are encoded:
- a CDS encoding zinc dependent phospholipase C family protein, which yields MRTKSLSAGATGVAGARLLLTAISPFQSLFDRPSITHEFLNRQAVTILHNDGLETHAYFLEQFLPELTAGVYWADKGWKNISHYYEPLTGKGLWQFATALDDFSVYYELALKNAWQSNFAQSIFFLGAAAHLLQDVCVPHHARAKLFAGHKEYENWVKCNHTAFASEYQGIYTAPLTPYVLLINNAAAAADYLEWVTEENHTRFHTVTTCLLPLAQRSTAGLFECFCSTVGINHITNKTIVA from the coding sequence ATGCGAACCAAGTCATTATCAGCAGGAGCCACAGGCGTAGCCGGAGCCAGACTGTTGCTCACTGCCATTAGCCCGTTTCAAAGTTTGTTTGACCGCCCCAGCATAACACATGAGTTTCTTAACAGGCAGGCGGTTACCATTTTACACAATGACGGTTTGGAAACTCATGCGTATTTTCTTGAGCAGTTTCTTCCTGAGCTTACGGCTGGCGTATATTGGGCCGACAAAGGCTGGAAAAATATCAGCCATTACTATGAACCATTGACAGGCAAAGGCTTATGGCAATTTGCCACCGCCCTTGATGATTTTTCGGTCTATTATGAATTGGCCCTGAAAAATGCCTGGCAAAGCAATTTTGCCCAAAGCATTTTCTTCCTGGGAGCCGCCGCGCATCTGCTGCAGGATGTTTGTGTTCCGCACCACGCCCGGGCCAAACTCTTTGCCGGGCATAAGGAATATGAAAATTGGGTTAAATGTAACCATACTGCGTTCGCCAGCGAATACCAGGGTATATATACCGCGCCTTTAACCCCATATGTGCTCCTTATCAATAATGCTGCCGCAGCAGCCGACTATTTAGAATGGGTAACAGAGGAAAATCATACCCGCTTTCATACTGTGACCACCTGCCTTCTTCCCCTCGCGCAGCGCAGCACAGCCGGCTTGTTTGAATGTTTCTGCTCTACAGTTGGCATTAACCACATAACTAACAAAACCATCGTAGCCTAG
- a CDS encoding MGDG synthase family glycosyltransferase encodes MSTRNKPVKILLVSASLGAGHTQAAQAIKTALESNHLAAAEVVDFMAGGNSYLNTLVKESYLKMIDIFPDMYDLMYRLSQMPLPGSKVQNLMAITMKRSMLDLTLKHRPEAIICTHPFPCGAAAYLKRTRQITTPLIGVITDFSLHRLWCYSETDLYFVATAKLKQELTLQGINQARIHATGIPIDAKFQPAATDQAAIRQTLGFTNTHPVILIMGGGLGLGDLKQAVFAIDALPLPFNLVVVTGRNATLRRSLLAKAHELTHPVKVIGYSRHIPELMAAADLLITKPGALTISEALSMRLPMLFCQAIPGQEEENAAYLSQRGAALWVQNNHNLASTVYELMTEPERLHYMREMAGLLARPAAAQTIATTIWQKLFSSGAAVSR; translated from the coding sequence TTGTCGACAAGAAACAAACCGGTAAAAATTTTATTGGTTTCCGCATCACTGGGAGCCGGCCATACACAGGCAGCCCAGGCGATTAAGACAGCACTTGAAAGCAATCATTTAGCTGCAGCCGAGGTTGTCGACTTCATGGCCGGCGGCAACTCGTATCTTAATACACTGGTAAAAGAATCGTACCTTAAAATGATTGATATCTTCCCTGATATGTATGATCTTATGTACCGCTTGTCGCAGATGCCGCTGCCTGGCAGTAAAGTGCAAAACCTCATGGCCATAACTATGAAACGAAGCATGCTTGACTTAACCCTCAAACACCGTCCTGAGGCCATTATCTGCACCCACCCCTTTCCCTGCGGCGCGGCGGCCTATCTTAAGCGCACCCGCCAAATTACCACACCGCTTATTGGTGTTATTACTGATTTTTCCTTACACCGCCTCTGGTGCTATAGCGAAACTGATTTATACTTTGTCGCCACCGCCAAGCTGAAACAGGAATTAACGCTGCAAGGGATCAACCAAGCCCGCATTCATGCCACCGGTATTCCCATCGACGCCAAGTTCCAGCCTGCTGCGACTGATCAGGCAGCCATTCGCCAGACGCTGGGTTTTACCAATACACACCCTGTCATTCTCATTATGGGCGGCGGTCTTGGACTGGGTGATTTAAAACAGGCAGTGTTTGCGATTGATGCTTTACCGCTGCCGTTTAATTTAGTGGTGGTGACCGGCCGCAACGCAACCCTTCGCCGCAGTCTTTTAGCAAAAGCCCACGAGCTTACCCATCCGGTCAAAGTCATTGGCTATTCCCGGCACATTCCTGAACTTATGGCCGCAGCCGATTTACTTATCACTAAACCGGGAGCCCTTACTATCAGCGAGGCGTTGTCCATGCGTTTACCTATGCTTTTCTGCCAGGCCATTCCCGGGCAGGAAGAAGAAAACGCCGCCTATCTCAGCCAAAGAGGTGCCGCGCTATGGGTCCAAAACAACCATAACCTGGCCAGCACTGTCTATGAATTGATGACCGAACCTGAGCGCCTGCATTATATGCGGGAGATGGCAGGCCTGCTTGCCCGTCCCGCTGCCGCTCAAACCATTGCAACCACCATCTGGCAAAAGCTCTTTAGTTCCGGAGCCGCAGTATCGCGTTAA
- a CDS encoding GGDEF domain-containing protein: MPLKLPQWLDDICSSIMGFNNAALQLSGISLADAAISSAPCITPDLGKELEAIIKGRRITPVYQPIVSLQTGTIMGYEALSRGPADSPLHYPANLFRVAIATNRLLALEQLCRETALRHATTLGVKQLLFLNMNAEVVKDPDFRGGLTKAFLIRQGLNPDQVTFEITERTAITDFESFAKSLNHYRQQGYRIAVDDAGAGYSSLEAIAALRPNYIKLDRSIIHAIDKDPLKQAMVDAMTKLAAVIHSKVIAEGIESADELSTLISKGVHYGQGYFLARPDFPPPKISEEVLEMIADFNFQDKQAKSRSRKGLGINIGEIAEPVPTVQPATAVNTVEEIFTTRHVNGLVVVDDGDRPVGLLMKDKLYYQLGTNYGMSLYYRRPVERVMDKKPLIVNAELPLEAVSQIAMGREEYNIYDFIIVVRDGKFLGTVSVMSLLNNITNLQIHRAHNSNPLTGLPGNLVIESRLKELIENRDAFAVMYLDLDNFKAYNDKYGFERGDKVLLLTSQIVSRSLGKSGSADDFFGHIGGDDFIIITKPEYVQNIAENIIELFDREVTSQYHPDDLTKGYLEVKNRKGQFERFPVTSISIAVVTNQLHPFNNYLELAEVAADLKSLAKQQAGSCVVYDRRHKASQTTAR, from the coding sequence TTGCCACTAAAACTGCCTCAATGGCTGGATGACATTTGTAGTAGCATTATGGGATTTAACAATGCGGCGCTGCAGCTCAGCGGTATTTCCCTGGCCGATGCGGCAATATCATCCGCGCCTTGCATCACACCAGACTTAGGAAAAGAGCTGGAGGCAATTATTAAAGGCAGAAGAATCACACCTGTTTATCAACCCATTGTCAGCTTGCAAACAGGAACTATCATGGGCTATGAAGCATTGAGCCGCGGCCCGGCAGATAGCCCGCTGCATTATCCGGCCAACCTCTTTCGCGTTGCTATCGCTACGAACCGCCTATTAGCCCTCGAGCAACTATGCCGCGAGACAGCACTTAGGCATGCTACCACCCTCGGGGTAAAGCAGCTGCTGTTTCTCAATATGAATGCCGAGGTTGTCAAGGACCCTGATTTTCGCGGCGGCCTGACTAAGGCATTCTTAATCCGTCAGGGTCTTAATCCTGATCAGGTTACTTTTGAAATTACCGAGCGTACAGCCATTACGGATTTCGAAAGCTTTGCCAAATCACTCAACCATTACCGCCAGCAAGGGTACCGCATTGCCGTAGACGACGCCGGTGCAGGCTATTCCAGTCTGGAAGCCATTGCGGCACTTCGTCCTAATTACATCAAACTTGATCGCTCCATTATTCACGCCATTGATAAAGACCCGCTCAAACAAGCTATGGTTGACGCTATGACCAAGCTGGCTGCAGTTATCCACAGCAAGGTTATTGCCGAAGGCATTGAAAGCGCTGACGAACTGTCCACCCTGATTAGTAAGGGAGTACACTATGGTCAGGGTTATTTTCTGGCACGCCCGGACTTTCCGCCGCCGAAAATATCTGAGGAGGTGCTGGAGATGATTGCCGATTTTAATTTTCAGGATAAACAGGCCAAATCCCGTTCCCGTAAAGGCCTTGGAATAAACATCGGCGAAATTGCCGAGCCGGTTCCTACCGTACAACCTGCCACAGCGGTAAATACGGTTGAGGAGATTTTTACCACAAGACATGTCAATGGCCTTGTGGTTGTTGATGATGGGGACCGGCCGGTCGGCTTACTCATGAAGGATAAACTGTATTATCAGTTAGGCACAAATTATGGAATGTCCCTGTATTACCGGCGCCCGGTTGAGCGGGTAATGGATAAAAAACCACTCATTGTTAATGCCGAACTGCCGCTGGAAGCGGTCTCACAAATTGCCATGGGGCGGGAAGAATACAACATATATGACTTTATCATTGTTGTCCGGGACGGCAAGTTTTTGGGTACAGTATCGGTGATGTCACTGTTAAATAATATAACCAACCTGCAAATCCACCGGGCACATAATTCCAATCCGCTTACCGGCCTGCCGGGTAATCTGGTTATCGAAAGCCGCCTTAAGGAGCTGATTGAGAACAGGGACGCTTTTGCGGTTATGTATCTTGACCTTGACAACTTTAAGGCATACAATGATAAATATGGTTTTGAACGCGGCGATAAAGTACTGCTGCTAACCTCACAGATAGTAAGCCGGAGCCTTGGCAAGTCAGGCTCTGCCGATGATTTTTTCGGCCATATCGGTGGCGATGATTTCATCATCATTACCAAACCCGAATATGTACAAAATATCGCAGAAAACATTATTGAACTATTTGACCGCGAGGTTACCAGCCAGTATCACCCTGACGATCTAACTAAAGGCTATCTGGAAGTCAAGAATCGCAAAGGCCAGTTTGAACGCTTCCCTGTCACTTCCATTTCCATTGCCGTTGTCACTAACCAATTGCACCCTTTTAACAATTATCTTGAGCTTGCCGAAGTAGCCGCCGATCTAAAAAGTCTGGCCAAACAGCAAGCCGGTTCCTGCGTTGTCTATGACCGCCGGCACAAAGCGAGTCAGACAACAGCCCGATAG
- a CDS encoding SpoIID/LytB domain-containing protein translates to MNRKIIVCLVLLGVLSLALIGCSSPQKKPETPPTPAPQQATQQQEPDITVFMHETGEKKTMKMEEYLAGVVAGEMKNDWPVEALAAQAIIARTFTLEAMETKGGVPERGTQASTDIKEFQAYNAKAVNDNVKKAVQMTRGMVLTYQGKPIKGWFHASAGGITATAKEGLNYREAEPPYIQSVQSPDELAPADIKNWTIVFPKEAVMAAMAKMGKKVNDISSIEITQKGPSGRAVMLRVNREVEVSAPELRVALDSTKLKSMLLDKIEVGEENVTFAGKGYGHGVGMSQWGANRMAKDGKKPEDIVTHYFKGVKVEKRWD, encoded by the coding sequence ATGAACAGAAAAATTATTGTTTGTTTGGTATTACTTGGTGTTTTAAGTCTGGCGCTTATCGGCTGCAGTTCGCCGCAGAAAAAACCGGAAACGCCTCCGACGCCTGCTCCCCAACAAGCCACCCAGCAGCAAGAGCCGGATATTACTGTATTTATGCATGAAACCGGTGAGAAAAAGACTATGAAAATGGAAGAATATCTTGCCGGGGTTGTGGCCGGGGAGATGAAGAACGACTGGCCGGTAGAAGCGCTGGCAGCTCAGGCAATTATTGCCCGCACTTTTACGCTGGAGGCGATGGAGACCAAAGGTGGTGTGCCTGAACGCGGCACCCAGGCTTCCACCGATATCAAGGAATTTCAGGCTTATAATGCCAAGGCGGTTAATGACAATGTTAAAAAGGCCGTGCAAATGACCCGCGGTATGGTCTTAACCTATCAGGGCAAACCCATTAAAGGCTGGTTCCACGCTTCGGCCGGTGGTATTACCGCTACTGCCAAAGAAGGGCTCAACTACCGGGAGGCTGAGCCGCCTTACATCCAATCTGTTCAATCACCGGATGAGTTGGCACCTGCAGATATTAAAAACTGGACAATTGTTTTCCCGAAAGAAGCTGTTATGGCAGCTATGGCCAAGATGGGCAAAAAAGTAAACGATATCAGCAGTATTGAAATTACCCAGAAAGGCCCGTCAGGCCGGGCAGTTATGCTTAGGGTTAACCGTGAAGTGGAAGTGTCAGCACCTGAACTGCGGGTGGCGCTGGACAGTACCAAACTTAAATCCATGCTGTTAGACAAAATCGAAGTCGGGGAAGAGAATGTAACCTTTGCCGGTAAGGGCTACGGTCATGGAGTCGGTATGTCCCAGTGGGGAGCTAACCGTATGGCGAAAGATGGTAAAAAGCCTGAGGACATTGTTACCCATTATTTTAAAGGCGTGAAAGTCGAAAAGCGTTGGGATTAA
- a CDS encoding spore germination protein: MGKNNKDNLCRLGKLSDVLPENELHTVKRQLTSLKQLIQDSARIGEDMSGVLADLRAVPAANDDMFVFTPELSQNVTLLQAVFRDCSDIKFRFFKTGGRQALLVFLDGMVDSAALELNVLKPLMVFAAEGADLKKLMAERLTVAALNLETSANVAVEAVMSGNVLVLIDGIPELLSIDAIKYVKRNVSAPVLEESLRGPQDAFNETLKDNLVLLRRRAKDPNIKIRILEVGERSKTSVALIYSANLVKPGLMEEVERRLQALDKDIILVSKTLEETLVEHPWTPFPQLDSTERPEKVMAAIYEGRMAILVDNTPASIIIPCTYASIMQAVDDYTIPASVACLVRISRHAAAFIAIYLPALYIAIVSYHPGMLPTGLAISIAELRARTPFPSFLEALLMEILLELFQEAITRLPKKVSSAASMVGAFVIGTTVVQAGLVNPLLVVVIATTAIASYAMPYYSFGLGLRALRVPILFLAATLGLYGVMLGVIIITVHLCSLKNFGESYLGGMLNIDTFADWKDTLIRAPQRFMKKRPVEFGAQDKKRAGDSQ; encoded by the coding sequence GTGGGGAAAAACAATAAGGACAACCTGTGCAGGCTTGGCAAACTGTCAGATGTTTTACCGGAAAATGAGCTGCATACAGTCAAGAGACAACTAACCTCGCTAAAGCAATTGATTCAGGACAGTGCCCGCATTGGCGAGGATATGTCCGGGGTTTTGGCTGATCTCAGGGCTGTACCGGCAGCCAATGATGATATGTTTGTTTTTACACCGGAATTATCGCAAAATGTTACCTTGTTACAAGCGGTTTTTCGCGATTGCAGTGATATCAAATTCCGGTTTTTTAAGACAGGCGGCAGGCAGGCGCTGCTGGTATTTCTGGATGGTATGGTTGACTCTGCTGCGCTGGAGCTCAATGTATTGAAGCCGCTGATGGTGTTTGCCGCAGAAGGCGCCGATCTAAAAAAGCTAATGGCAGAAAGGCTCACGGTAGCTGCCCTCAACCTGGAAACAAGTGCCAATGTTGCGGTTGAGGCTGTCATGAGCGGCAATGTCCTTGTTTTGATTGACGGTATACCGGAGCTATTATCAATTGACGCTATTAAATATGTTAAACGCAATGTCAGTGCACCGGTACTTGAAGAAAGTTTGCGCGGCCCGCAAGATGCTTTTAATGAAACGCTGAAAGATAATCTTGTGCTGCTGCGCCGGCGCGCGAAAGATCCCAATATCAAAATCCGTATCCTGGAAGTGGGGGAGCGCAGCAAGACATCGGTAGCGCTGATTTACTCGGCGAATTTGGTTAAGCCCGGACTTATGGAGGAAGTAGAGCGCAGGCTTCAGGCTCTTGATAAGGATATTATCCTGGTATCCAAAACGCTGGAAGAGACCCTTGTTGAGCATCCCTGGACGCCTTTTCCGCAACTGGACTCTACGGAGCGGCCGGAAAAGGTAATGGCTGCCATCTATGAAGGACGGATGGCAATTCTTGTGGATAATACTCCGGCTTCCATTATCATCCCCTGTACCTATGCCAGTATTATGCAGGCTGTTGACGATTATACCATCCCGGCTTCGGTGGCCTGCCTGGTCCGGATCAGCCGTCACGCGGCCGCGTTTATTGCCATCTACCTGCCGGCATTGTATATTGCGATCGTATCCTACCATCCCGGCATGCTGCCAACCGGTTTGGCGATATCCATTGCCGAACTTAGGGCGCGGACACCCTTCCCCTCATTCTTAGAGGCACTATTAATGGAAATCCTGCTGGAGCTTTTTCAGGAAGCCATCACCCGGCTGCCCAAGAAGGTCTCCAGTGCCGCCAGTATGGTGGGGGCTTTTGTTATTGGCACTACCGTTGTCCAGGCCGGACTGGTCAACCCGCTGCTGGTTGTGGTAATTGCCACTACCGCCATTGCGTCTTATGCCATGCCTTACTATTCTTTTGGCCTGGGGCTGCGGGCGCTCAGGGTTCCCATACTGTTTCTGGCAGCTACCCTGGGCTTATATGGAGTGATGCTGGGTGTTATTATTATTACCGTGCACCTTTGTTCGCTGAAAAATTTTGGCGAGTCCTATCTTGGCGGCATGCTGAATATTGATACTTTTGCCGATTGGAAAGACACATTGATTCGCGCGCCGCAAAGGTTCATGAAAAAGCGACCGGTAGAGTTTGGTGCACAGGATAAAAAGCGGGCAGGTGACAGTCAGTAG
- a CDS encoding GerAB/ArcD/ProY family transporter, whose protein sequence is MANLEVKNKMSAAQFGVVMSATILGAGYISLPTQTVPLAEQLAWISVLLGGALFFVSAWIMLKLAALYPQSDLTDYLPQLLGKWLGVGIIGFLVLIFFMALCVAQNQFSRVVTFFLFDRTPPDVIILSMLAVIVYCTMQDLGTIVRVAEFTFFVAVAMSGVIWFAGIFNFQPENLLPFWTDKPVSILQAALNTGETFGGYEIILLLFPLICQKRHNLVKVVGISFILITVVSLSIVVMTLGVLTAAAIPNESYPTLIVVRSVELPGTFVERLENYFLLAWIPLIFNSQSLFLYMVAKIMSRLWGFADHRPWVLALVPLIYTGATLLDGLELIELAGQAVNLLALVFSLGIIPLVYLYARWKQRGVTAGES, encoded by the coding sequence ATGGCTAATCTGGAAGTAAAAAACAAGATGTCGGCAGCGCAGTTTGGCGTTGTTATGTCAGCCACAATTCTGGGAGCCGGGTATATTAGCCTGCCTACCCAAACCGTTCCCCTGGCCGAGCAGCTGGCATGGATCAGTGTCCTGCTTGGCGGCGCCCTGTTTTTTGTCTCGGCCTGGATTATGCTTAAACTGGCAGCACTCTATCCGCAAAGTGATCTTACGGACTATCTGCCACAGCTTTTGGGAAAATGGCTGGGGGTTGGCATCATTGGTTTCTTAGTCCTGATATTCTTTATGGCGCTCTGCGTAGCGCAAAACCAGTTCAGCCGGGTAGTAACGTTTTTTCTGTTTGACCGTACACCGCCTGATGTGATTATCCTGTCCATGCTGGCTGTTATCGTATATTGCACCATGCAGGATCTGGGAACCATTGTCAGGGTAGCGGAATTTACCTTTTTTGTTGCTGTTGCCATGAGCGGTGTCATTTGGTTTGCGGGAATTTTCAACTTTCAGCCGGAAAACCTGCTGCCTTTTTGGACAGATAAGCCTGTGAGTATTTTGCAGGCCGCCCTGAATACCGGCGAAACATTTGGCGGGTATGAGATCATTTTATTGCTGTTTCCGTTAATTTGCCAAAAACGTCATAACCTTGTAAAAGTGGTGGGAATTAGTTTTATTTTGATTACAGTAGTTAGTCTAAGCATTGTGGTGATGACACTTGGGGTGTTAACGGCAGCGGCTATTCCCAATGAATCTTATCCAACATTAATTGTAGTCCGTAGTGTTGAATTGCCGGGTACCTTTGTGGAACGGTTGGAAAATTATTTTCTGCTTGCCTGGATTCCGCTCATCTTCAATTCTCAGTCGCTGTTTCTTTATATGGTGGCTAAGATAATGAGCCGGTTATGGGGATTTGCCGATCACCGTCCCTGGGTATTGGCATTGGTGCCCTTGATTTATACCGGGGCAACGCTGCTGGATGGCCTGGAACTGATTGAGTTGGCCGGACAGGCGGTAAACCTGCTGGCGCTGGTCTTTTCTTTAGGAATCATACCGTTGGTATATCTTTATGCCAGGTGGAAACAGCGAGGAGTGACCGCAGGTGAAAGTTAG
- a CDS encoding Ger(x)C family spore germination protein: MKVRRRLAGMLLILTIAVLTGGCWDRREIQDRNFVLAVAIDTADTGQQTEQEKAETKTATFTQPRGDKRYRVSLQILKLIKNGGNGQNGGDNRTYVLSNTGQSIFEIVRDMLGQTSKSLFFEHIQAVVISESVLRETGITPIIDFFLRDAEMRWRIKVYVTPGEAKPILEYAPPSKEAGGIYLANIVRNHTKNLHVAGARTDLGNISVMLDSKSDLIIPRIDMTGNVVKAKGAAVFKKHNFVGYVDEQVVAGLKMIRATEKSAIITLPGEEAGELLAVEVFRHDTRLTPHVDGDSVYFTLDITMWGNLGEHQLPHRTVKADDPAFIRRVERQAAEEVKRTVLYSKNVCQSLGVDVLNFGSKLKRHEPKVWNTIKDDWDAMYPNVPLVVSVNVVINQLGEHK; this comes from the coding sequence GTGAAAGTTAGGAGGCGTCTGGCCGGTATGCTGCTTATCCTGACGATTGCCGTTCTTACCGGCGGTTGCTGGGACAGGCGTGAAATCCAGGACCGGAATTTTGTCCTGGCTGTGGCCATTGATACCGCCGATACCGGTCAGCAAACCGAGCAGGAAAAAGCGGAAACCAAAACAGCAACCTTTACCCAGCCGCGGGGGGATAAACGCTACCGGGTTAGCTTACAGATACTGAAATTGATTAAGAATGGCGGTAATGGGCAAAATGGCGGTGACAACAGAACCTATGTTTTATCTAATACCGGGCAGTCAATCTTTGAGATTGTTCGTGATATGCTGGGTCAAACCAGCAAAAGTCTGTTTTTTGAGCATATCCAGGCTGTTGTTATCAGTGAATCGGTGTTGCGGGAGACCGGCATTACCCCGATTATCGACTTTTTTTTGCGCGATGCTGAAATGCGCTGGCGGATAAAAGTATATGTTACCCCCGGTGAAGCCAAACCCATTCTAGAATATGCGCCGCCCAGCAAAGAAGCCGGTGGAATCTATCTGGCCAATATTGTGAGAAATCATACCAAAAATCTTCATGTTGCCGGTGCCCGTACTGACTTGGGAAATATTAGCGTTATGCTGGACAGTAAGTCTGATTTGATCATTCCCCGGATTGATATGACCGGTAATGTAGTGAAAGCAAAGGGTGCTGCGGTATTCAAAAAACACAATTTTGTCGGCTATGTTGATGAACAGGTGGTAGCCGGGCTAAAAATGATTCGTGCTACGGAAAAGTCGGCCATTATCACGCTGCCGGGTGAAGAAGCGGGTGAGCTTTTGGCGGTAGAGGTGTTTCGTCACGATACCCGGCTTACGCCGCATGTTGACGGAGATTCTGTTTATTTTACCCTGGATATCACTATGTGGGGTAATTTAGGCGAACATCAACTTCCCCACCGTACAGTAAAGGCCGATGATCCGGCATTTATCCGCCGGGTGGAACGGCAGGCGGCTGAAGAAGTAAAACGCACTGTTCTTTATAGCAAAAATGTCTGTCAGTCGTTGGGGGTCGATGTGTTGAATTTCGGCAGCAAACTTAAAAGGCATGAGCCTAAGGTCTGGAATACCATCAAGGATGACTGGGATGCAATGTACCCGAATGTTCCCCTGGTAGTATCAGTCAATGTTGTGATCAATCAGCTTGGCGAGCATAAATAA
- a CDS encoding Ger(x)C family spore germination protein, whose amino-acid sequence MELLRIKNNKAKSLVIWLLLAAICLPLAGCWDQRELQNRQMVLAAAVDIAEGDEKEQEQFAQPHGGKKFRLSVQLLDIEPQQGEQQGGAKISTFVISGTGHLFSEIERDMLGQLGKPMNWEHIQAIVISQAAIEAGGIGQIMDWFVRDIEMRWRIRVYVTTGEAKPIIEYQPPNGEPNGLFLSGIGRNYLKDPHIAGADTELGFLIIRMDNKVAAPFPTIQLTGDVLKVGGTALIMNGELAGYVDEYDSLGAKLITGLEKSAIITTACTKHPDRIYAFELFRHDTRLTPHVSGDNIYYTLDIAMYGNIGEMEGCPEPHEHEVRDPQYIRKLELQFAEEVKKAVYHSYKRHQALRADALRMGKKMQIRYPKKWAEIKDRWHKEIFPFIPLVVSVNVTIHQLGEHK is encoded by the coding sequence GTGGAATTGTTGAGAATAAAGAACAATAAGGCCAAAAGTCTCGTAATTTGGCTGCTGCTGGCTGCCATTTGTCTGCCGCTTGCCGGCTGCTGGGATCAGCGGGAATTGCAGAACCGGCAGATGGTGCTGGCTGCAGCCGTTGATATTGCCGAGGGCGATGAAAAGGAACAGGAGCAATTTGCTCAGCCGCACGGAGGCAAGAAGTTCCGGCTTAGTGTTCAATTGCTTGATATTGAACCGCAGCAGGGTGAACAGCAGGGCGGTGCAAAAATTAGTACCTTTGTCATTTCGGGAACCGGCCACCTATTTTCCGAAATTGAGCGGGATATGCTGGGACAGCTTGGCAAACCGATGAATTGGGAGCATATTCAAGCCATTGTTATCAGCCAGGCAGCTATTGAGGCCGGCGGGATCGGACAGATAATGGACTGGTTTGTGCGTGATATAGAGATGCGTTGGCGTATCCGGGTATATGTTACTACCGGTGAGGCCAAGCCCATTATTGAGTATCAGCCTCCCAACGGTGAACCCAACGGGTTATTTCTGTCCGGGATTGGCCGCAACTATCTAAAGGATCCCCATATTGCCGGTGCAGATACTGAACTTGGGTTTCTCATCATACGGATGGATAATAAGGTGGCAGCTCCTTTCCCTACAATCCAATTGACCGGTGATGTTCTTAAAGTAGGCGGTACAGCGCTCATTATGAATGGAGAACTGGCCGGTTATGTAGATGAGTATGACAGTCTTGGTGCCAAGCTTATCACAGGTCTTGAGAAAAGTGCCATCATAACCACTGCCTGTACGAAGCATCCTGACCGGATATATGCATTTGAACTGTTCCGGCATGATACCCGGCTTACACCTCATGTGTCCGGCGATAACATTTACTATACGCTTGATATTGCTATGTATGGCAATATTGGTGAGATGGAGGGCTGTCCAGAGCCGCATGAGCATGAGGTGAGGGATCCGCAGTACATCAGGAAACTGGAATTGCAGTTTGCCGAGGAGGTAAAAAAGGCGGTGTATCATTCGTATAAACGTCATCAGGCTTTACGGGCCGATGCGCTGCGGATGGGGAAAAAAATGCAGATTCGCTATCCGAAAAAATGGGCAGAAATAAAAGACCGCTGGCATAAAGAAATATTTCCCTTCATCCCGCTGGTGGTATCGGTCAATGTTACTATTCACCAGTTGGGTGAACACAAATAA